A stretch of the Pseudomonas sp. ACM7 genome encodes the following:
- the paaG gene encoding 2-(1,2-epoxy-1,2-dihydrophenyl)acetyl-CoA isomerase PaaG, which produces MNSENILFSVDQGVAVVVLNRPDQFNSFTADMHEQLRQALALVRQDPGIRALLLTGKGRAFCAGQDLASLQINPDGTPANLGDLLEHDYNPLIRALRDLPIPVICAVNGVAAGAGASIALTADLVIAARSASFIQAFGKVGLIPDSGVSWVLPRLIGSARAKALFMLGERISAEQAQQWGMIWRCVDDSELADEALLLARHLATQPTYALGLLKRCMDLSQQHSLDQQLETERELQTLAGQSEDFSEGLNAFIEKRSTHFKGR; this is translated from the coding sequence ATGAATAGCGAGAACATTCTTTTCTCTGTGGATCAAGGTGTTGCTGTCGTGGTTCTGAATCGTCCGGACCAATTCAACAGCTTTACCGCAGACATGCACGAGCAACTGCGCCAAGCGTTGGCTCTGGTTCGGCAAGATCCAGGTATTCGCGCCCTGTTGCTGACCGGCAAAGGCCGGGCGTTTTGCGCCGGGCAGGATCTGGCGTCGTTGCAGATAAATCCTGACGGAACACCAGCAAACCTGGGCGACCTGCTCGAGCATGACTACAACCCGCTGATCAGAGCCTTGCGTGACCTGCCAATTCCGGTGATCTGCGCCGTCAACGGCGTAGCCGCCGGAGCTGGAGCCAGTATCGCTCTTACCGCCGACCTGGTCATCGCGGCCCGCAGCGCCAGTTTTATTCAGGCCTTCGGCAAGGTTGGCCTGATACCCGATTCAGGCGTCAGCTGGGTACTTCCACGCCTGATCGGCAGCGCTCGAGCCAAAGCGCTGTTTATGTTGGGCGAGCGCATCAGCGCCGAGCAAGCACAACAGTGGGGAATGATCTGGCGTTGCGTAGATGACAGTGAGCTTGCAGACGAAGCGCTGCTGCTGGCTAGGCACCTTGCCACGCAACCGACCTACGCTCTCGGTCTGCTCAAGCGCTGCATGGATTTAAGCCAGCAACACAGCCTGGATCAGCAGCTTGAAACGGAACGCGAGTTGCAGACGCTGGCAGGGCAAAGCGAGGACTTCAGTGAAGGCCTCAACGCTTTTATCGAGAAGCGCAGCACTCACTTCAAGGGTCGTTGA
- the paaK gene encoding phenylacetate--CoA ligase PaaK, giving the protein MDAIARLDTAVRPLLNTHDDALEHASIDQLRHHQLQRLRWSLSHAYTNVPWHRQQFHDLGVHPYDLNNLEDLARFPLTSKAELREHYPFGLFAVPMEQVVRLHASSGTTGKPTVVGYTRNDIDVWASLVARSIRVAGGHSGDRIHIAYGYGLFTGGLGAHYGAEKLGCTVIPMSGGQTARQVQLIQDFRPDIIMVTPSYMLNIAEEIERQGIATEDLSLRVGIFGAEPWSAQMRSELEQRLGIQALDIYGLSELMGPGVAMECLDTKDGPTLWEDHFYPEIIDPDTGAVLPDGQFGELVLTSLSREALPMIRYRTRDLTRLLPGTGRAMRRLDKITGRSDDMLIIRGVNVFPTQIEEQLLKQAPLSPIYELHIYRSGNLDSLEVHVELRPEHAALSEPERDALCREFGHQIKVHVGISTQIKLQPHHTLKRSEGKACHVFDRRGEY; this is encoded by the coding sequence ATGGACGCAATCGCACGTTTGGACACTGCGGTCAGACCGCTGCTCAATACTCACGATGACGCACTTGAACACGCGTCGATCGACCAACTGCGGCACCACCAGTTGCAACGTTTGCGATGGAGCCTGTCACACGCCTACACCAACGTCCCGTGGCATCGCCAGCAGTTCCATGATTTGGGGGTTCACCCTTACGACCTGAACAACCTGGAAGATCTGGCACGCTTCCCGTTAACCAGCAAAGCCGAGCTGCGCGAGCACTACCCTTTCGGGCTGTTCGCCGTGCCCATGGAGCAAGTGGTTCGTCTGCACGCCTCCAGTGGCACCACCGGCAAACCGACAGTGGTCGGTTACACCCGCAACGACATCGATGTCTGGGCCTCACTGGTGGCCCGCTCGATTCGCGTGGCGGGCGGGCACAGCGGCGACCGTATTCACATTGCCTACGGTTACGGCCTGTTCACCGGTGGCCTGGGCGCACATTACGGTGCGGAGAAACTCGGCTGCACGGTTATCCCGATGTCTGGCGGGCAGACCGCTCGACAAGTCCAACTGATCCAGGATTTCCGTCCCGACATCATCATGGTCACGCCGTCTTACATGCTCAACATCGCCGAAGAAATCGAGCGTCAGGGTATCGCCACCGAAGATCTGTCACTGCGGGTCGGCATCTTTGGTGCAGAGCCGTGGAGCGCGCAGATGCGTAGCGAGCTGGAACAACGGCTCGGCATTCAGGCACTGGATATCTATGGATTGTCCGAGCTGATGGGACCGGGCGTTGCCATGGAATGCCTGGACACCAAAGACGGCCCGACACTTTGGGAAGACCATTTCTACCCTGAAATCATCGACCCCGACACCGGCGCGGTATTGCCCGACGGGCAGTTCGGTGAGCTGGTGCTGACCTCGCTCAGCCGCGAGGCACTGCCGATGATTCGTTATCGCACCCGTGACCTGACCCGACTGTTGCCAGGCACCGGTCGAGCCATGCGTCGCCTGGACAAAATCACCGGTCGTAGCGACGACATGCTGATCATCCGCGGGGTCAACGTGTTCCCGACGCAGATCGAGGAACAACTGCTCAAGCAGGCGCCGCTGAGCCCGATCTATGAGCTGCACATCTATCGCAGCGGCAACCTCGACAGCCTTGAAGTGCATGTCGAACTGCGCCCGGAGCACGCCGCGCTGAGCGAGCCTGAGCGGGATGCGCTGTGTCGCGAATTCGGCCATCAGATCAAGGTCCATGTCGGCATCAGCACGCAGATCAAGTTACAGCCCCACCAC